CTTGATCGACTAGGGGGTGAGGGGGCTGCGAGAGTTCTGCGAGAGTTCTCCTTGACAACCGGCCCCCAAATCTTGGCCATGGAACTCAACGATGCCCGGTTGGGAGACCAGAGTGCACATCCGGACAAGGTTGCGGTTTGGCGGTCAGTCCCGTCCACGAACTCTCTGACTTGCCGGAACTAAGACGGATTCAAACGGACTAAAACGGGACTAGGAGGGACTGGGAAGCAGAAAACACGGCTGGTAGGGTTATCGTTTTGGGAGAGACAACCCCCCATGTCCGTTTCCTCCCCCCGGCGACTCTTCCGGGACCACGGAGAGAGCCcaagtcgagtcgagtcgatCTCAATCTGTCTTCTCGTGCGCAGCCCGCGGGACCGGCGGTTCCACCAGATGCAGGCGGTAAAAGAATTGACCAAGAACATTGTTTCGATTTGCAATCTTGGACTTGTAAACCATCGTCTTGTCTCTTAGACGTTGGTCGTCAATCCACCAATCACTCGTTTCAGGATCACTCACCAGTCACTCGTTTACACACGCATTGTGTACTATTATCATCTTCTTCATAcgctcttttttttttcttttttcagTCAGACTTCTGTCATGAAGTCGTTTTACATCTTTTCAGTCTTGCCCTgcctcggcagcggcgtcctcggcttcccAGCCTACGCCAACGTAGAGGCCCTCAACCACGATGCCGCGTCTAGACTCACCGGCAAGCTGGCCAGCGTCTTCCACGAGGCCCACAAGAAGAGGCTCCTCTTCGACCCGATGACGACCCCGATCGACGTGTCCGGCGACCACGAGTTCATCGCGCCGGACTACCGGAACGGCGCCCAGCGCGGGCCCTGCCCCGGCCTCAACGCCCTCGCGAACCACGGCTACATCAACCGCAAAGGGGTGACGAGCCTGAccgaggtcgccggggcTATCAACCAGGTCTACGGCATGggcatcgacatcgccaCGCTCCTGGCCGTCATGGgcaccgtcttcgtcgggAACCCGCTGTCGCTGAACCCGGGCTTCTccatcggcgacgtcgccggcgccggcgggggcaacatcctcggcaacgtcctcggcctgctcggcacGCCGCGCGGGCTCAACGGGTCGCACAACATCATCGAGGGCGACTCGTCCAACACGCGCGCCGACCTGTACGTGACCGGCGACGCCTCGACCATGGTCATGGACCAATTCCAGTCCTTCTACGacatggcgggcgagggcgagggcgtctACGACTTCGACCTCTTCGCCGACCGGGCCGCCATCCGCTTCAACGAGACCATCGCGACGAACCCCAACTTCTACTACGGTCCGTTCACCGGCATGATTGCCAGGAACGCAGGCTACTTCTTCGCGTGCCGCCTGTTGGCGAACTATTCCTCCGAAAACCCCACCGGTCTTCTCAGTGAGTGCCCCTGGTCTGGTGATAgcaaggggaagagggggggagggaaggagggaagggaaaaggcGGGGGATTATTGACAGTGCTGACTGAGGCGTAGACAAGCAGACGCTCAAGAGCTTCTTTGCcgtggagggcgaggagggcagCTTCACGTACAACCCCGGCTGGGAGAGGATCCCGGAGAACTGGTACCGCACGCCCGTCGACtacggcctcgtccagctcaACCTGGACCTCGTTGCTCTGATCACCAAGTACCCTCAGATGGGAAGGTTAGTTTTCCTTTAACTTTCCAGTTCCATCGACGTGGGGTTTTCTTCTCTTGACTAACGAGATTCGACGCGTAGCATCGGAGGCAACATGGGCAAGGTCAACAGCTTCGCCGGCGTGGACCTGAGCGACCTCACGGGCGGCGTCTTGAATCTGGCGAAGCTTCTGGAGGGCAACAACCTGCTGtgcttcgtcttcgaggtcctcaagacggcctcgcccaACTCGCTCTCCACCgtcttcgccatcatcgagaagcccctcgccctcgtcaccgacGCCCTCAGCGCGGCGGTCCTGAGCCTGGCCTGCCCGGCCTTCAAGGACATGACGGTGGGCGGgaaggacctcgacgagggcctcAAGGCGCAGTACCCGGGTGCTCGGATGTCTGATTCGGTGCTCTGATGATACCCTCCGTTTGGTTGTTCTCACGTGTGGCCGTCCGTAGTAGGTCGGAAAGGGATGCTCTCTGCCGGAAGCAGTGGTTCTGGCACTGCGAGCGAGGATTTAATTCTAATTCAAACCATACTTCTTGACGATGGGGTTTAGGGTACAAGCCATGGCGTGTGAAATCAGGCGTTGGAAATGTGCTGTAATGCCATTATTGGCCTGGATGTATACAATCTGAATGGGTGTTAGTGATGAACGACTCGATCTATGAATGAACACCACTCCAGGGTTGAGATTTTGCTATTTGTAATTCTCCATCATTCAGTTGATTTTCACACTTTGACCTCTCAATCTATACTCATTCTCAATGGGCCAGTGAATCAAaatctcatctcatcatcTCATCATTGCTTTTTAGTCTACAATTACACTTTTCATGGAATCCAAATTCCCTCACAACTTGGCATGCTTCTCGTTGACCAGGACGTATCTGTAGCGGGCGTGGCCGGCCTCcatgtcgatgatggcctggtTGGCGTCCTTGAGCGGCCTCTTCTGGACCCAGGGcttgaccttcttctcgacggcgaggtcgagcatGGCCTTGATCTCGGAGGGGGAgccgatgccgctgccgccgaccttgatGCCGGACATGAGGAGGGTGAAAGCGTTGATGGGAGGAAGGTTACCGCCGTCGGGAGCACtggagaaagagggggggtttTGTTAgttattttcttcttcttcttcttcttcttcttcttattcGAGTCTTTCAATCAGCAAAACTTGGACGACTTACCCGACTTGGATAAAGGTGCCATTGACCTTGAGGAGCTGCAGGTACTGCTGGAGGGGCATCTTCTCGCTCGAGACGGTGCAGACGATGAGGTCGATGCTGCGGGCGTTGTTCTTGGCCCagtccttgtcgtcgtccgtggCGATGTactcgtcggcgcccagctTCAGgacctcgtccttcttggagGCCTTGCGCGAGATGCCgacgaccttgtcggcgccCAGGGCCTTGGCGAAGAGCACGCCAaagtggccgaggccgccgacgccgacgatgccgaccgTCTTGCCGGGGCCGCAGTCGTTGTTCTTCAGGGGCGAGAAGAcggtgatgccgccgcagagCATGGGCGCGGCGTCCTCGGAGGCGAGGCCCTCGGGGATCTTGATGACGAAGTTGCCGTTGGTGCGGTTATAGTCGGCGTAGCCGCCGTACGActtgccctcgccgtccgggTAGACGGAGCCGTAGGTGCTGACGTTGGCGCGGCCGCAGTAGTTCTCGCGGCCGGTCGAGCACTCGGGGCAGTCGGGCTTCATGCAAGACCGggcctgggcgccgacgccgacgcggtcGCCGACGGAGATGCCCTTGACGTTGCTGCCGACACGGACGGCCTTGCCAACGATCTCGTGGCCAACGCAGCAGGCtgaaagaggggggaaacaaGAAAGGTTAGCAAGGGAGGTGGGTAACAACTAACAAGGGACGACAGGGAACAAGCTTCACAGCAAGCTTtcacaaaaaaaaaaaaaaaggagaaacATCGGAGGAGCATGGCGGGGTAAAAGGAGAAATAGTCGGAAACTCACGATAGGGTGTCTCGGCCCAGCCTGAGCGCAGCATGTGAAGGTCAGAGCCGCAGATGCCGCAGTGGGAGAcctcgatgtcgacgtcgtcctcagTCCACTTCTTGGGCTCAAAGGCGCCCCATTCCATCTTGCCGTTGGCGCTCTCGGGGCTGTGGCCCAGCCATCCCTCGAACTTGTAGTCGGccatggtggtggtgttggagTTGGTGATGAGGTTGGGTCGTTTCGGTGGTGTGCGGCTGGTGTTTGTGGAAAAGCGTGTGAGGCGGGTTTGGCATAAGAAACTTGGACCGTGGCATTGCAAAGGCGATATCGACTTATATACGAGTGAACAGAGTTCAATtcaacctcctcccccccctctctctctcccatctCGGGTTCCATGACGGCATCCCCTGGTGCCGCGGGGCCGGGAGCCGACCCTTTGCTCATAGTGTCATCAAGATGGATCAAGAAGCATCCGGGGCGGAGCTAACTGGAGTTAAGACGGCACTATGCCAGATGGTCCGCAGCTTTGCTCCAGAGCTTTCTCTCTGGCACTGACAACGGAGCCGCTGCCGACACCGCGGACACCGCGGGGACACTGTGGACACCGCGTACAACACCAGGGGGGGGCGGATTTCAGGAACAGTCATCAATGCCGTAGTGTAGGACAATGGATGGGGGTAAGGGGAGGAGCAGATACAGGTGGCAGACGGCAGAGGCGCTTGGCTTGTGCTTCCTGGACTCTGGAtcccggcggtggtgggtgtTGAGCCGGGTTTTTGGCACGACGATAAGTATGCTAGTGTAGCTTTCTGGGATATAATGACGCAAATGGTGAATCTAGAGCGGGCTGCTCCCCCTCGTCCGGACATGTAATTGGAGCAGGTGATTGGAGCACTCGAACAGTCTCCAACAAAGCGCCCGGGATGATGGGGTCCCAGGCGAGGCCATGGAGTACTGGGTCAGTCCATGTACGAGTCAGTTAAGGTTCGGGATTGCTGGCAAGATGGAAACTGGGAGAcaaagacagagagacaagagacgGTCATGTCACTACAGAGACAGACGGTCAGACAGtcaggcagagagagagagagactggaAGATGCTTGTGTGCGGCACAGCGCAGCTTCGGAGGGGAACAACTCCAGTCTTTCTGCAACCGGCTGACAACGATGGGTCATGTTTGTttccacgtcgtcgtcgtcgtcgtcggcgtaggCGTGGGCGtaggcgtcggcgtcgtcttccaTTCTTTTCGTCTCTCTGCCGCAGAAACGAACTTCTGTCTGTGCCTGGAAATATGGACGTAAGGAGAGGTTATTGCCGATCGCCCGGACAGTCTTTCAAACCGTCCGCCCCCCCCTTTAGACCAGTATTGGCGGTGCTAAGCCGTCGCTAGTGTGGCCATCCACGCCACCTCCCTCCCGGTGTCTTTATTACAAATGCCGAAAAGTGCTGTTTCTGTTCGGCGATAGGCGATGAGAGACGATTTTGTATCGGCGTTTGTCTTGAAGACACAGGGAGGGAACGACCACAAGGGATTCAAAGCGAGTGAAACGGACCGTCGGTCTCTCTTCGACTTCTCGTTGCCGGACTACGCTACCATCTTGACATTTTCCATTCTGCGGCTTCATCTCTAGCAGTTGGCGCCCAGAGTTGGGTCTTCTGGGTTCCACTACGACAAAACAAACAAGGGGTGCACGGCGGCCTTGGACCCCAACTCGATCCAAAGTCcgcttctctccctctccctcactcTCTCCGCGCAGAGTGTCTCGGAACAAGAGGCGGGCATTACCAATCATCCAAGGAGCAAAGACTGGCATCGGGGGAATTACAGTCCGTGGTCGCGAACTTTGGCCTTCTGCCATGGAATCCACTCATCCCGCAACATGGACCGGTgaacgagagagagagagagagaacgagagcgagagagaaggTAGTATGTTCAAAAGTATGGTGCATGCACAGATACAACGCATAACATTGTATTTCCACAGTCAACTAACTTTGTCTCCTTCACCGCTCTCGAATCGAGAAGATGCCATTTTGAACGCTCCCTCTCCCCGCCACCCTCCGCCCACGTCTGGCCAAACTATACAGAAACAAACACCTTTACAGACACTGCGAGTAAAAGTCGTTCTGCTTCGTGCAGGTCCACGGCGCCTGGCATCGCGTTGGCCCCGTCCAAAAGGCGCCGCCGCACTGGCCCCAACGAGTCTGctccgcgcccgccgccgccgacgtagTTGTCGCCGCGCCGGACGACGTCGGGGTCCTCGTGCTGGTGACGAGCGTCGTCGTGCGGGTGGCCGTCACCGTGAGCGTGCTCGTGGTCGTcacgcctccgccgcccgtcgccgccgccgcgagcacCGACGACACGGACGTGTACGCCGGCTTCTTGTTGAAGCTCGCGTCCCACAGCAGCGCGTCGCCCTGCCCGCTGAACGTCTCGGGCACCCAGCTGTACTTGTCCGTGAACCCCCAGATGGTGACGCCGACGcagccgtcgacgtcgatgcAAGAGCCGACCACGTTGGCGTAGTCCCGGCCCTGGTTCGCgagcgccgtcgccgaggccggcaggCTGGAGTGCCGGATGTCGAGCTCCGTGTAGGccacctcgaggccgagcgcCGTAAAGCGCCGCAGGGCCGTCGCGAGCGCGCTGCGGCTGGGCGTcgagccgacgatgaggtGGCCCTGGAAcccgacgccgtcgatgggCGCGCCGGCGTTCTGCACGATGGTGACGGCCTCGTACACGCGGTTCGTCTTGGCACCGTTGTACTCGAGGTTGTAGTCGTTGTAGTATCTGTGGGTGCAGCAAGGTGGTGGGTGTCAGCATCTCTCTCAgtctctatctctctctctctcacacacacacacacacgaaGAGAAGAGGTCCGGGAAGACGCACAGCTTCGTGTTCGGGTCGGCAGCCCGGGCGGCCCGGAAGGAGATGGGCAGGTAGGTGGTGCCGAGCACGTTGTAGAAGACGCTCGTGCGCCAGCttccgtcgtcggcggcggcctcgttgaCCACGTCCCAAGCGTAGCACTGGCCGAGGTAGTGCTTCATCACGTTGGCGATGTGCGTCTCGATGACGGCCGTCAgcgtggccgccgtccaAGTGCCGCTCGAGACCCAGTTGGGAAGCTGGGAGTGCCTAGTTTCTGGTCAGACATACGGGGCACTACAAGTGGCATTCCATTCACGgatatgtgtgtgtatgtacCATGTCAAGGTGTGGCACCGCAGAATCTGGCCGTTCGCCTTGGCAATGTTGGGAACctgtgtgagagagagaaagagttTCTTTGTCAGTCGCCCGATGGCCTCAAGTGAAGGGCACCCAAACCCCCCAAAAACACCCGGAATGACCACACTTACGACGTCTCCCGAGGTGTAGGAAAAGGTGTTCCGGCTCGGCTCGGTGTACGCCCACTTCTGCCCATTCTCGGGGACCAGCGACCCGAACTCGCTGGtgtcgttgacgatggccaTGTAGACGGCATCAGTGGTCGTCCGGCGCtcatcgacggcggtgcCAAAGTACTTCAGACcggccccgacggcgaggacgttgagctgggccgaggcgaggccggagccgaggaggacggcgagaaCATCCTTTGCGTACATGATGTTGTCCAGTCGGTAGGTACCCGGggatgaggacgagaacGGAGGACTGGGCTTATTGGGGCTCAAGAGTAAAGAAGCAAAGAGGACCGCTCGCTCTCCAGTCAACGTGATGTGGAACTGAGGTCGAGGGGGCATCCAACTTATAGAGGAAGGCCGGAACCAAGTGTCCTCGAGATGATGCGGAGGAGGGACATACCGATTCgccatcccccctcccttccccagTTGTATTATCATATGCTATTGATTCCCAGCTCTCCCACGTGGGAGTGCACCGCCAGCCCGGCGAGTGTGGTTCCCGTCGTTGACCTCCAAGCTGGTACTGGCTGGACTGACTGGACTGGCTGGTTTAACACGacagcttcttcgccgcccaGAGACCCAGGGGGCCGCCCAGGTCTGCCGTCTCTTGCAGAGGCATTCATCCTTTTACCCGGCCCCAGACGATTTGCGCGGAGTGCATCACGCACGCACACGCTCTGGATCTAGGCAGGCAGGTGTCGTCCTGGTCTCCGTACCCTCAAAAGGCCATGGCCGCACAAAAGTCAAGAGACGGAACAAGAACAGGCAGTGCCGTGGCCACGTCTGGCCTAAGGTCCGCCCTTGGCATGCGGAGGGTCTTCCGAGAATTTCTGTGCCTGGGCTAGCGCGAGAGGGGTCGACCATCGAGATGGGGGTGGTGTTCACCTGTGCCGCCGTCACCGAGATGTTTGTTTGCCAGGATTGGCCCAATACCGGCCGGCAAGGAGGCCGGAAAGACAcaaggaggagagaaaaagTAAAAGAGGTTGAACATGTGTCTGCGCAAGCAGTGGTGGGTGTTGGTTGCTGCGCTCCGCCCGTCTGCCAAAATCTCGGGACCCAGCAGCCGGTAGCACGCAAATTTCCACCAGTAACTACGGTTCTAGAGATTCTACGGCACTATATTTTAGATTCTGGTGGTAGTGGGAAGAGTGTCCCATTCGGGGCGCTGGGAAGGGGAAAACCATGGCCATGCAAAGGCCTctctttgtctctctctctctctatgtgtgtgtgtgtctgcCGTGGCCCATCGCctcactgctgctgctgctgctgcagcaagtTCAGCCCGTTATTAGCCTAaatcgccgccctcctgcGGTTGTTCTTCTGCCGCTGGAGTTACACTGCATTAGTCGGCCGAGGCttggcttcgccgtcggTCCAGATGGCTGGCTGCGTGCGAGTAAGCATGTCAGTCATATTTGGGTACGCGGAGGGAGGACGGACGTCCAGGCCCGACTACCAAAAGCAGTTTTgggccgatggcgaaggaATCTGACGCGGGACGAGCCGAAACGGGTCAATGTTTAACCATCTGCAGGCGAGGTCAGTTGGTAACTGGGAAGTTGAACCCATAATTATTACCGTCTGGCTAGACCGTTAAGAGTTTAAGAGTAGTTAGTGCTCCACCAAGTCAATCAAAGTACGCAATACCTATCTTCTCATGATGACGACTAGATCTTTCAGACGGGATGGATGAATAAAACcaggcaaaaaaaaaaaaaaataacCCCTCGAAACTGCTGAGGCCGATGAAGAGGACATCTCCATTAGGTCCtccaaaaacaaaaaatCGTGATCAGTGGGAGGCTTGAACTCCCGGCCTTGGCATTACACAACATTTCAGGTGAAATATTAGTACCACGCTCTAACCAACTGAGCTAACCGACCCATTCTTGGATGCAGATGAACTTTCGAAAAACAATTCAAGAACGTCACTGCACATTCATCCCTACCGTTGATATCGAGAACAATCGCGTCGACTGTCATTAGCAATCCCTTATTGTTGGCACTGATGCCCGCTCTGCTTTTTTGTTGCGTTCCTTTGACATTGCTTCTTCTTTATGCCCTTCAAGATCCATCACATCAGGCTTTTGGAAAATTGCAGCAGTTTCGATAGGCTCTGCTTTGAAAAGTACAGCTAGGTCGAGGATCAATCCGGTTGTTCTCACCTGAGCCTCAACAAACCAATAGTTCTCGGTGATTCATGCAAACCGATGCAGCTCGCTGTTTATTCACAACGACAGAACTTCAAGGGCTGTCCAGACTTTCGTGTTCAAATACAATCCCAGTTGATCTCAGCCGGGTGTCTCGACTACATGTTATAGCCAGACATGCGCCCAGAACCTGACGGTCTCCGGTTACagaaaacaagaaaaaaCACAACCGCCAGAAGTTGATAGCATCAAGCCACGCCGTCACAATGCCGCGCGAACGTGTCCCCCGCGAGCCGGAAGCATCATCGCCGCTAGACCCGGAGGaagtccgccgccgtcgtcgactgGGAATGTTCTCCAGGCGACTCTCAGTCCACCGCGTGGATATTTGGACTGCCGGGAACAcggactcgtcgtcgtcaaccgGCTCCCCTCTTTTTATGAACAACCAAACTGATCTTAACCCGGCGCGGAGCACTGAGCATTTCCTAGAAAGACGCAGGTCAGTCGCGCTTGATTCCCCGAGACCACTGACCTCTCCCGCAACAGAATTTGACACGAGAGATTCAGCGGCTCTTCAGGCACGGAACCCTACGACGAGGAACTCCCAGGCAATGACACCCGCCTCGGAACCCTCACGGCAGAGTTCCGCTCACGATTACGGCGACGATCTCCCTTGTACAGTGCACCCGCTGGATTCTACGCCGTTTCAGCGCTCACGAAGTCTGCGACGGTGTAACCAGTGCCTGAGTCGCGTGCGCGGAAACCCCGTTCTCCTCGCCACTGCAGAAGCGAACGTTGTGAACAGCGCTCTGGATTACGTTGAGCGACCGCTTCCTCCGCTTCCGAGGTCGTCTCCGCACCCTTCCActgaggacgacgaggagtaCTGGCGCTCAACCAAAGAGGAGCAAGAGGTTCTCGAAGAGATCGCGAGACTGTTGTAGGTGCTCAAGGTATTGACCCAGCGTCAAAAAGGGTTGTGGGCCGTGTTTCGAACGTGTGTTTAGACTGTCTTTGCCTTGGTCGATTGTTAATGAGTTGCTTTTGTTGTTGTGTGCAACGTTATTATGATGCCCCCAGCCCTTCGCGAGGAACCATCTACGCTCACTAATCAAAGAACTCATCCCGATACCGCTGTCGACATGGCTGGCACACCTGGAGACGACTTGTGAAGCTCAGCTGGAACTCATCCTGGACGTCCAGGTAGTCATGCACCCACACAACGGTAGCACGACGGGATCATCATGGACCCCCTGGGCACCGTGTAGTCCGGCGTGGCGGGGAACTTCTTGGTCGCGAGGTTAGGGaacgaagatgacgggcggccgcagccgcaggagctccttggcgacggcgttggtATAGGTCAGCGACTCCATCATGTGAAGCACCCAGTGGTCGACGATGTAGTTGGGCacggcgcccttggccatgTTAGTCTTGCACGCGGCGGCGCACTTGGCGAACTCGGCTTGCACAGCGTCGGCCACGcgctccccccctccccctccccccgccagACCTTGGTGTAGGGGACGTACATGGACAGCGCCACGTCAACAAGCTTGAGGGTGGCGGGGACGAGGTAGAAGTCGTCAGCAATcttcttgacggcgtcctggGAGATGCAGTCCCCGGAGATGCCCTTGGCGATGGTCACGATGCACGACACGGCGTAGGCGGGCGCCTTGAAGACCCTGTGGACGATGTCGCGGTCCTACGCGAGGACGACGGACCT
The DNA window shown above is from Colletotrichum destructivum chromosome 2, complete sequence and carries:
- a CDS encoding Putative chloroperoxidase produces the protein MKSFYIFSVLPCLGSGVLGFPAYANVEALNHDAASRLTGKLASVFHEAHKKRLLFDPMTTPIDVSGDHEFIAPDYRNGAQRGPCPGLNALANHGYINRKGVTSLTEVAGAINQVYGMGIDIATLLAVMGTVFVGNPLSLNPGFSIGDVAGAGGGNILGNVLGLLGTPRGLNGSHNIIEGDSSNTRADLYVTGDASTMVMDQFQSFYDMAGEGEGVYDFDLFADRAAIRFNETIATNPNFYYGPFTGMIARNAGYFFACRLLANYSSENPTGLLNKQTLKSFFAVEGEEGSFTYNPGWERIPENWYRTPVDYGLVQLNLDLVALITKYPQMGSIGGNMGKVNSFAGVDLSDLTGGVLNLAKLLEGNNLLCFVFEVLKTASPNSLSTVFAIIEKPLALVTDALSAAVLSLACPAFKDMTVGGKDLDEGLKAQYPGARMSDSVL
- a CDS encoding Putative alcohol dehydrogenase, zinc-type, GroES-like superfamily, NAD(P)-binding domain superfamily; protein product: MADYKFEGWLGHSPESANGKMEWGAFEPKKWTEDDVDIEVSHCGICGSDLHMLRSGWAETPYPCCVGHEIVGKAVRVGSNVKGISVGDRVGVGAQARSCMKPDCPECSTGRENYCGRANVSTYGSVYPDGEGKSYGGYADYNRTNGNFVIKIPEGLASEDAAPMLCGGITVFSPLKNNDCGPGKTVGIVGVGGLGHFGVLFAKALGADKVVGISRKASKKDEVLKLGADEYIATDDDKDWAKNNARSIDLIVCTVSSEKMPLQQYLQLLKVNGTFIQVGAPDGGNLPPINAFTLLMSGIKVGGSGIGSPSEIKAMLDLAVEKKVKPWVQKRPLKDANQAIIDMEAGHARYRYVLVNEKHAKL
- a CDS encoding Putative Cellulose-binding domain, fungal, glycoside hydrolase family 10 domain-containing protein; the encoded protein is MPPRPQFHITLTGERAVLFASLLLSPNKPSPPFSSSSPGTYRLDNIMYAKDVLAVLLGSGLASAQLNVLAVGAGLKYFGTAVDERRTTTDAVYMAIVNDTSEFGSLVPENGQKWAYTEPSRNTFSYTSGDVVPNIAKANGQILRCHTLTWHSQLPNWVSSGTWTAATLTAVIETHIANVMKHYLGQCYAWDVVNEAAADDGSWRTSVFYNVLGTTYLPISFRAARAADPNTKLCVFPDLFSSYYNDYNLEYNGAKTNRVYEAVTIVQNAGAPIDGVGFQGHLIVGSTPSRSALATALRRFTALGLEVAYTELDIRHSSLPASATALANQGRDYANVVGSCIDVDGCVGVTIWGFTDKYSWVPETFSGQGDALLWDASFNKKPAYTSVSSVLAAAATGGGGVTTTSTLTVTATRTTTLVTSTRTPTSSGAATTTSAAAGAEQTRWGQCGGAFWTGPTRCQAPWTCTKQNDFYSQCL
- a CDS encoding Putative cytochrome P450 superfamily, producing MYLKTKRDRDIVHRVFKAPAYAVSCIVTIAKGISGDCISQDAVKKIADDFYLVPATLKLVDVALSMYVPYTKGAVPNYIVDHWVLHMMESLTYTNAVAKELLRLRPPVIFVP